In Ursus arctos isolate Adak ecotype North America unplaced genomic scaffold, UrsArc2.0 scaffold_10, whole genome shotgun sequence, the DNA window tacgcgtgtgtgcatgtgtgtgcatgtgtgtacgtgtatgtatatgcatgtgtgtgcatgggcgTGCATCTGTGCATGTCTGTGCGTGTCTGTGCATGTGTACGTGCCTGTATATGCGTGTATgcatgggtgtgcatgtgtgcacacgtctgtgcatgtgtgtaggTGTATGTATACGcacgtgtgtgcgcgtgcgcgatGCGTCAGATCTTCCCTGCAGTCGCAGGTAACAGCAAGCTTCATTACCTGCCTGTTTGTTACCTTGTGTGGATTTGCTGCAGGAAGCAGCACGTTACGTGTGGACCAATCATTCCTTGTTCCTCCCAGACGTCActctggggtgtgggggagggaaagagagaagggccCGAGTGCGGGGCTGCAGGAGTACTCTCTGTGCGCCTGTGTGGGACACAGCGTCCTTCCCGTGCGGGCCTGTGCTGCTGGGGTGTGTGAGCTGCCCGTGACCGCACCGCACGTTCTGCCTGTGGCCCGTAAGGGAGCAGCGTCCTGCTTCCCGAGCTCCTGCTTCTGCAGTTTCAGGGATGGGAAGTTTGCATCGGACAGTCATGGGGAAGGCTCCATGAGCtcgctggcaggggtgggggcgggggcgagagcaggggctgcagagatgggggggggggtaggtccTTTTGCAGAGACCGGCAGCAAACACACGTACCAGAGAGCGCTGTTCGCTGACCTACGCGCCAGGCTGTTTTCCTGTTGCTCTGGTACCCGTGGGCGATGCCAAACAGGGGCTGCGCGGGGCTTCCGTTACCGCGCTCACGGAGGCTCCCGGCCGAGGACTGGCCTGGAGGAGCCGAGGAGAGCACGTGGCCGAGAAGCTGCCTTCACGTAGCGAAGGAGCCGTCCTTGCAGCTGTGAACCATGGCTGTAAACAGCCCGGACGGCTTTAAGCATCGGCATGGTGCCGGAGCGCGCGCGCGTGTTCGTGAGCGCGCCTGTGTTCGTGAGCGCCCGTGTTCGTGAGCGCCCGTGTTCGTGAGCGCGCCCGTGTTCGTGAGCGCGCGTGTTCGTGAGCGCCCGTGTTCGTGAGCGCGCGTGTTCGTGAGCGCCCGTGTTCGTGAGCGCCCGTGTTCGTGAGCGCGCGTGTTCGTGAGCGCGCCCGTGTTCGTGAGCGCGCGTGTTCGTGAGCGCGCCCGTGTTCGTGAGCGCGCATGCGGGGCCGCCGGGACGGGGCGCGGCGGGTCGGTCCCCTCCCGGTTGCAGGCGGGCTCCCTCGCGGCCTCGGGCGGTTTCTGGCGGTCGCTGGCGTGGGCCTCCGTCGTCACGCGGCCCTCGCTGCGTGCTGTGTCCGCACGCATCTCGCCGGCTGTCCCCGGCACCGGAGGAGGACGGGGGAGGCGGGGCTGACGAGCAGTCACGCGAACACGTGCCCGCAGCTCGCGTGACCGGGGGTGTCCCCCTCCGCGTCCGCCGCAGAGTCCGTCCACTCCGCACGTGTCAGGCCGCGTTCGTCGTGCTGGGGATGAAATTCGGTCGCGGGTCTGGTTGCCGTGGGACGCGGCCGTGCCCCCGACTGTCGTAGGCGCGCTGCTGCGGGCGGGGAGCACCGGGGGTGCCCAGGCCGAGCCAGAGCCCGTCACCCCAAGCTGCGCCTCCGCCCCTTCGTGCCCAGCGCGCCCCCGCGAGGCCGCCCGGGACGCTTGTGGGGCGCGCGAGGGGCTCAGCGCCCGCTTTCTCGCCGCAGGGAATGAACTTCGTAGCGGGCTATCTGATCCTCGTCACGAAGAGCGAGGAAGAGGCCTTCTGGCTGTTGGACGCGCTCGTGGGAAGGATCCTGCCGGGTACGTGCACCGTTCGCGCGCCTTCGGGCCGTGGCCGCTGCCCTCGCGGCTGCGCGGAGGgacggagggacagagggacagagggacggaggggacagaggggacgTGCCTCAGCCCAGCAGCCAGCCGCGCTGTCTTCGCGCTGCACCGAAGAGCTTGCTTTCCTGCGTCGGGGACTCGGCCCGGTCCGGCCTGAACCGCGTGGGGACACTCGTGCGGCTTCGGGCGGGTCCTGCTGGTCCCGGAACCCGACGGAGGCCCTTGCTCCCGAGTTCGGGAGTCGTCCTGAGAGTAATTGCGCGCTGGGACTGGTACTATTGCTGAGGTGAAAGTCGTTCTTTTCACACCTTTCTACCTTTCTGTTTAGTAACAAATAGTAACTGTTTTAATTACAAGTTAATGGTCACTTCATCGGTTAATAAAAACCATTGGTTTGGGTGATGCGCAGCGTGGATGAGATGGCTTTGGGGAGAGAAGTGGCCGGAGCCGTCTCGGGCAGGGGTAGACCTGTGCCCTCGGCGGCCGTGACGGATCCTGGGGCGTGGATGGCAGTGCCCCCGTCGGGCTCGGCCGCCCGCTCGCGCAGGAAAGCGGGCCGCGGCCGGGCAGCCCCATGCGGACTGCATGGGCGTGTGCGCCGTGGTTTCCGCCCCGCAGCATGCAGCACGTGTCGTGTCAGAACAGCCGTACGGCGCGGCCCAACTCTTGaatccgttttacagatgaggacacttgAGGCCTCGACCCCACGACTGTCAGATCTTGGCACGTGTCTCACGGAAGCGTGAACCAGAGTGGCACCATGACAGAAAGGACGCATCTAGACAGACGGGGCTTCCTCAGCTCCCATGCCGCCATTCACGAGGGCACAAGCGCCCACGCTTGCACCCTCCCGGATGGGCCACCTTCGAGGAAGGCGTCCCAGCTCCGCTGTGGGGGCCTGAGCTGCGGGAGCGGGAATGGCGAGGATGCAGGGGCAGGACGCCAGGTGACGTGGGGACACAGCCGCGTCCAGAGACTGAATTATGATGAGTGTTTGGTCCCGGATCAATTCAGTTCCCGTCTGCAAAGATTTGTTGAGAACCTGCCGGGTCCCAGTGTTGCTCTGGGGCCTCAGGAACATCCATGAAGGGAGCGTGAAAGTCCTGCTCTGGCGCCATCCCACGGCTGCAGCCGCGGCTGCCACGCACAGCGTGACACGGACGAGTAGAACAGGTGTCAGGAGGCGGTAGGCGCCGACTTAGAGAACCAGAGGGGCTCCAGACTGACCCTTTTTTGGCccataaaatgtcattttctgtcATCACGAGGTGCTATTGAACCAAACTGCAGTATAAACAGGTCTTGATTCAAAACCAAAATATccaaataaaactgccagttcgGAAGGGGACTGAGGTGCTGCTCGTCAGTCACACGAGCCGGACGGTTCCAGCGCCAGTGTCCTGCTTTGACTTGTTTCCTTCCATGTCCCCAGAGAAATGCGCCGATAGGCCCTCCCGTGAGAAGTTGAGGAGGTGGTGCGGAGCGTAGACTAGAACCTGGGCCAGTGCACCCGATCCCTTCCTCCCCGGAGATGGCCTGCATGTGCTGTGTGCGTTCCCGGGGTTTGTGTTCACACGCACGGAGACACACGGATGGCACAGTGAGGACCAGCAACACGGAGCACAAGCAGTCGGAAAGCGGAGGGGAGATGAAAGCTGATTCTTTGGAAAAACAGGCAGAACAGGCAGGACTACCAGAAAAAGCAGGTCAggtatttagaaatgaaaacggggggcgcctgggtggctcagtcgttaagcgtctgcgttcggctcagggcgtgatccctgcgttctgggatcgagccccacatcaggctcctccgctatgagcctgcttcttcctctcccactccccctgcttgtgttccctctctcgctggctgtgtctatctttgtcaaataaataaatttaaaaaatcttaaaaaaaaaaaaggtgctgtAATTTGGAAATCTGTAGAGGCTTTTAAGAACTCCAAGagaatatgaataaaatgaagagGCCAGATGGAAAACTTTGAGGAAAATACCACCTAACAAAACTGATTTGAGGGAACCTACAATGTCTGAGATGACCTGTGGGCAGACACAGTCACATCAAATCTCAGAGGAACGGATCGTTTCTTTATCAATCTTGCAGCAAATAGAGGAAGAAACGCCCGTCAGGTCCCAGTACGGGCCCGCAccacctccccaccacacacgtgcacactcgCAGAGCCGGCAGCAGCTGGCGTCTTGACGGGCTAGGGGTTCTCTCGGGATGCAAGCGGGGCCCAACCGTGAGATGCTCGAGGGCGGAGTGAAGCCAGGCAGGCTGGAAAGAATCCTGGGGATGCATCCTGATGCTGTGATTGTGGGAATAGTGTGGTGGCCGGGCAGGGATGGACAGCACAGCGCGGAGCCCAGAAATCAGTCTGCTCATCCCTAAGTCGGTGGGAACTGGTATGGGACATAGGTCAGTTAACGGGGAAACCACAGGCCGTCTACAGCTTCATTCTGTGGCAGTTGTCCGTGTGAAGGGAACAGACCCTCATTTGTATTCCAGATGAATTCAAGACGTAGGTGAAAAAGCAAAACTTTGATACCAAGAAAATAAGACGCACAATGGTTTCACGATTGCTGAGTACGGAGGACGTTCTTGAATGAAATTCTGTAAGAGATGTGATTgataattttaattacattaaaatgaaaaactgattTTGACACATCGTAAGCAAAGTGAAAAGAGCAGCTGCAGTTTTGGGGAAGGTGTCTGTCATCATGTAGTGAACACGTGAAGGATCCCCTAAGACTGAGCAGCAGCAGCTCCATAGAAAATCCGTCCGTTTGCAGCAGAGGAAGCCTGCATGGCCGGCCGCGGTCTCCGGTGAGCAAGGAGGAGTGGGCTCGACACCTGTGAAGTAGCTGGCAGAGCCTCAGCACAGCCACCAGCGGCCACCGCCCCGGGCCAGTGACACCCCGGTTTTGGAGTCGACATGGGATAGGAGTCACGTTCTGGAACGTCAGCACACGATGTCCGTACACTCGACTTGCCCTGCGCGCGCAGACCCGGCAGCTCATGCCAGCCTCCTGTGACGCCAGGCAGCCTCTTCTGGGTTGTCACCACTCAAACCCAGGCCTCCGGcggaaggaggaagggacaggaagaGGCCTCCTGGGCCTGCAGCTCCCTGGTGCCGACGGCGCTGTCTGACCTCAGGGACGCAGGGGGAGTGCCGATGCAGGACAGCACACGGAGTCACGAGCCGACGCCAATGAATGAATGTATTGGCGTCCTGAGCGGCTACCTCCAAACGTAGGGAAACAGGTTGTTTGTAGCCCAGTTCAAGCTCGGTGGTCCAGGtgaggacccaggcagtgtgcgtCGGGGAGGCTCAAGGGtcctggggagcagaggggccgGCGTGAGTCCTGGGTCCTGTGGATGAACGTGCCCCAGAGGGTTGTCCCGCCTGCAGGCCGCACCTCATGGCCTGTGCCCCTGGCCTGTGGGTCATGCTTTTTGCCTTTGCGTGGGGCCGAAGAGCATCAGTTTTGGAATTCGATTACGCAGGCTTGGATCCTAGCTCTGTTTACTGCTCAGCAGTAGTCACTTGGCTCTTTCTCAgtctgtgctccccacccccaccctgtcccccagcccagccctccgaTGTGCTGATGTGGCCATGAGACTATTTGCAAAAGCATGCCGTCCCCAGGATACCCTGACACAGGGCCCTGTTCAGGGCTATGTACGAGGTTTCTCCATTCTGCACTCAGCTGAACGCTGGCCCTGACGTGTGCTCTTCTGCTCAGATGGGCCAAGGCATGGGGTCCGTCTGCCTTTGCGTCAGGGTAGGATGTGGGGAGGGAAGGTCTTGGCGCTCCTGCCCTGGTGACTGGCCTGGGCCTGTGGCAGTCTGGGTACAAGTTCAACGGGTCTATTTTTGGAAGCTGCTATAAGCCTCTCTGGGGCCCAGAATGAGGCCACTGTGCTGGGAGCTCAGCAAACCCTCTTACCCATCCAGGGCTTAACCCCAGCTCCCTTGGGGACGTCACTCAGGGAACTGGGTCGAGTGCAGGACACTCCGAAGGGACAACAGAGACTCTGCTCCGGTCTCCCTGGGTGGACCAGGACGTTGCTCAGGTTAAGAGGAGGAGACAGATGCAAAATGAGGATATGAGCAGGAAAAACTTTGAGAATCCCTGTATTTTATAACCAAATTGGCTTCTATTAAATCATTTCCAGGGGCCTTTGGTATTAAATGTGGCCTACTGCATGCCCTTTGAAAATCAGTAATGTGACCATGGTACCGTGTCAGTGTCCTTAAGGATCCTGTTTTCACCGGGCTGGTTAGTTAATTAACATCTCGTCCATTTGCTGCGGTGAACGGCCAGTgtgtggaggggcagcaggaccAGAAACTGTCCAGCCAGATTTTCCTATTTTATGACAGAGATTACATCCTGAACTTTAATAGCTAAAACTAAgcattaaaatttattataatatgttgGCGTTAATGAACTAAAAAGTTCTTTGGCAAGACGAACGTGCATCCCAAGTAGCCGCCGTGAGAGGCGCGTCCTATCCGAGCTGCCGTGGGCGCCGGCCCTGGCAGAAGGCAAGTGAGTTGTGCTTTCCGTGCTCCCATGGCCTGGGGCCCCCAAGCCTCTAACTCCACTAAGGAATTTCTCCAGATTAAGCCATCGGTTCTCCTTGGGAATGAACAGAACAGACCCCAGACGTCACACTGTCTCTGTCCTTCTGCAGTTGGAGGGGTGGGGATGTTTGGCTCCTTCTAGAGAAATGTAATGTCCTGGGCCCTCAAGTGTGCAGACAGCACATAGGACTGACTCTGTGAGCCGACAGGCCTTGAGGGTGCCAGGGTAGACATTTGTACCCAAGTCCCGTCCTCTGCGGGGCCGCCTGGACCCACAGCTTCTCTGACTCCCAGGCAGGGGCTCGCTGTCAGCACTGTCCCCAAGGCTCAGGTGGCCCCGGCTGTTGGTTCCCACTTCCCGTGTGAATGTGTCAGCTCCAGGGACCGCGTGTGAGAGGGATCGTGCAGCACCTGTCCTGTGTCCAGCGTATTTTGTTCCCTGAGCACAGCATCCTCGAGTTTCGCCCATgtggtagcaggtgtcaggatcTCCTTGCTGAGGCTGAGTGCTATTCCACTGTGTGCACAATGCACACCTTTTATCCATTCCCCCCGAGGCGGACACGGGCTGCGTCCGCCGTGTGGTGGTTGTGGGCACTGCTGCTGTGAACGTGGTATGCAGATGTCCCTGCGTACCGCCAGCAGACTCTCCCTGCGGCACGGTGGGGCCTTGCTTTGGGAGCCGCTCCCAGGGCTCTTGCTGCAGAGGCTCCCTGGGACTCGTCTTCAGGAAAGGGCTCTCCGCGACAGCCTTGCTTCCCTCCTGGCGGAGAGGGGGCCAGGGACACAGAGCCTGGGTTTCTGCTCTCGTCCGTGTGGCAGATTACTACAGTCCCGCCATGCTGGGTCTGAAAACAGACCAGGAGGTCCTGGGGGAGCTGGTGAGGACCAAGCTGCCGGCGGTGGCGGCCCTGATGGACGGGCACGGCGTCCTGTGGACTCTGGTGGTGTCGCGCTGGTTCATCTGCCTGTTTGTGGACATCCTGCCCGTGGAGGTGAGTGCGGCGTGTGCCTCGCTGGGACCAGGGCCGCCCGGGCTGCCCCCCATGACACGCTGTTTCTCTACAGACGGTGCTCCGAATCTGGGACTGTTTGTTCAATGAAGGGTCCAAGATCATCTTCCGGGTGGCCCTGACCCTGATTAAGCAGCACCAGGCCTTTATTTTGGAAGCGAGCAGCGTGGCGGACATCTGTGAGAGGTTCAAGGAGATCACCAGGGGGAGTTTTGTGACCGAGTGCCACACCTTCATGCAGGTGAGTGTCAGCCTGAGGGTGAGCCAGTCTGCCTGTCCCTGTGCCCTCTGGGCCTCTGCCTCCGTGGGCCCCTCAGCCCTCCCAGACCCAcctcctcccagagcccctgCTGGGTTGCAAGCCCCATGGCGGGCTCCAGGGCGGCTGGGACCCCGTCGGGTCCGTCCAGGTTCACCGGGTCGGAGCAGAAACCCGTCTGAGCCACCGTCCTGTTTGGAGCCCTTCCCATGCTGCCGGCGTCTCTGGTTCCAGATGGCTGTCCTTGGTCCCAGTGGGGTCGCAGGTGTCTGTTTTCTGTCCTACCCCAGACCCGGGACAGGCGTGTATACCACTCAGATCTGCTGAGTGAATGAAGCAGGAGCTGAAAAGCCTGACAGGCCTTCTGAGGAGGCCGTGGAGGCCGGGAGAGGCAAATTTTAGGTTTCTACCTTCCTGTCTGAAAGAATCACCAGTGcaggggaggtggcagagggTGCCAGGAAGGCCAGGGGACTCTGCCTGCCTCCAGGAGGGAGCAAGCCCCTAGCTCTGCTGTCCGGTGACTGATGGGCAGCCTTCATCGGGCCTACCCTAGAATCGAGGACCTTGCAGTGTGTGCCTGGAGCTTTCTCCTGCTGCGCGGAGCAGCCTagacagagccagagagaagctggggcctctgccctggggcttgggggaggggccctGCTGTAGCTGGCCTTGAGGATGCAGGGTGACCTGCTGTCTGGCTGCTGTCGGGGACCCCGGTCACCACGGGCTACAAGCGTCTTTTGAATGGTGGCGCCTGGATGGGAAACGTGGGACAGAAGCCTGCGGCCGACTCATTGGGAGGCTGGTCAGGAGGAACTGGAGCCCGTCACGCGTGACCCGGTGCCTTGTCCAGAAGGGGTTCTCTGTCCCTGGGAGCCATTTAGTTAGGGGCAGAGTCAAGCAGCAGGGAAGTGAGTGTGGAAACGAGTCTGCGATTTTATGTCCAGTTCAGAGGAGACGGAACGCTGGCCTGGACGGGACCCTAGCCCGCCCTGTCTGCATCCCCACCGCAAGCCCCTTGTGCGCCAGGGGCCCGCGATGGCGGCGGCTCAGGGGTTTTCTGTCTGAATGAGGTAGGGCTCCCCCCTTTAACACGTATGACGGCTCGGCGGTCTCCGGTACATTCCCAGGTTGTGTGGCCGTCACCCacagccccgccccccacccagcagcccccagtCTGTCTGGGTTTGCCTCCGTGTGGGACTGTAGCCGAGGACctgcacgcgcacgcacacacagcaAGTGCCCCGTAAGCGCTAGCTTGTATAGAGCGCCTCAGGTATTCCCAGAGCCGTCTGAGGGAAGCGCAGACGAGCACGGCTGCCAGGCCGGCTCCATCATCTGCCCGGAGGGACAGGAAACCGCGGACGTGCCCCTTCGAGGGAAGTTGGGAAATGGCCTTGGGACAGGAGTCCAACGTGTATTTCTGCATTAAAGCACGCGAGCACGGTAATTGCAGCTCGTGTGTCCGTGCTCTCCGCAATCCTGCACTAGAACGTCTGGAACATTCTGGAGAATAAGCAGTGACCTCACATGAGCTCCCTGCCGCCGTCCTGGAAAGAACgcagctccacgcccagcacccCGCAGACGATGTGCCTGCTCCCCCCTTCAGGAATGCAGCCGGTTAGAACATAAACACGCCACCCTGACCTTAGCTCCAACTTAACATGCACCTATGGAAGAATTTctggaatttctttaaaaaaacctttttgatGCTAGCCTTGTGTTTGGCCTAGTTTGTAACCATGAATTTCTCAGCCATAACtgcaaaaattattaaattattaggCATAAAAGATGTGATGGCATGGCCCTCCGCTCCCCAAGGGCTCAGGCTGGCTTCAGAGTTGCCACAGGCACTCAGGGTTCAAAGGTCAGCACAAGCACAGCCCCGCCTCCCTTGCACAGCAGCAGGGGTGAGGCTCCCCGCTGCTGGCAAGCCCTTACTTGGCGCGGGTGGGGTGCCACTGAGCTTTTTCTTATACGGATTCGTTTCTGTTCCAGAAAATATTCTCTGAGCCTGGGAGCTTGTCCATGGCCACCATCACCAGGCTGCGCGAGAGCTGCAGGGCCAGGCTGCTGGCACAGGGCTGACCCGGGACCCTGCCTGCTGCGCACCGCGAGGCTTCATTTCCAGGGCTGACCAGTTTCTACTGCTTCCCTTCTTAGTGCTGTGAATACTCGGTGTCTCTACacttgtgaattttttaaaagaacgaTTTAGAATTCTGTCATTCTGTAACTCAGTTATGGGCTATGAAGtcataaatttctaaaaatgtatttttacttgaGATGTTCACCCATAAAATGTGAGATGTACGTATTTATCATAAAGTATGTCAACACTGTGAGTTTGTGATTATCTGTCTTATCTGCTGATTGAAAGTGAaacccagaggggcgcctgggtggcacagcggttaggcgtctgccttcggctcagggcgtgatccccacgttgtgggatcgagcctcacatcaggctcctccgctaggagcctgcttcttcctctcccactccccctgcttgtgttccctctctcgctggctgtctctgtctctgtcaaataaataaaatcttaaaaaaaaaaaaaaaagtgaaacccAGAACCGCAGACTGTCCTTTGTGTGAATGCCGATCGGATAGCCTTCTGCTCCTCCCGCGGCACAGCACTTACCATGATGTGAGGTTTCTGCACACAGCACCCGACTGCTCTTTAgacaggtgatttttaaaatgattcttgAAGTTACCGTATCAGGTGAATAAAGCAAACAGAAGTGGGTGAGCTTTAGGGAATGGCAAGCGTCGCCCTCGGCCTGCAAATGCTAACTGCAGCCGCCGTCAGCCCGGATCCCTGGAGGAAGGCCCAGCGAGACAGCCTTCTCCCTAACCCCGACCCGTCTCCTGGTGCTGACAGTGGCGCTGCCTCTGGCTGCGGAGAAAGCCCCACACGGGAGAGGTGTTAACCTGTCAGCAGCCCTGCGGCTGTGGTTTCACCCCTAACAGGAAGTGCAGCCAAGGCACTGGGCCATGGCAGCCGTGCCCACGGCAGGGGCCTGGCTGTCCTACTTCCAGCCAAGCCACAGCAGAGGCGCTGCCCTTCCCCTGCGTCACAGATGCTGCTGCACTGGGAGCAAACTGCACGCGTAGACGCTCTCGTGGGGAGGAAGTGGTGGCTCGGGCAGGCTGCCAAAGCCTGGGGAGTCCCAGAGGCTGCCCTTCATGGTGCAGTCCAGCACGGGCTCACCGGTGTGGGGTCGGCACAGTTGCCCGGCGAGGCCTGACACACACCTGCCATGTGGCCCcaagcccctccctcccaggaaGGCAGCTCTGGGGTGGGAGCTGCTTCTGGACACTCTAGTCCCAGGGCTGCCTAgcaggcaggctggctccagcctcagccagcaAGGTCTGTAAATTCTGGAAGGCATAGGTCTTTGCttaaaaggaaagattaaaataaatcttacGCTTCAGCTCCTGGTCTGAAAGCTCTGAGCACAGCCAGCGGAGCCTCCTGCTGCCACCATTCTGGAGGAGATTAAGGTGGCCCATCTTCAAAGGGGTGGGGCCACAGGGCTCCAAACAGTGCCCTGCAGGAGTCGCAGCACCCTCCTCACAGTGTGGGTGGGACACAACGCCCTGGCTATTCAATCACAATTCCTGTTTCTCCTTCAAGTTACCCAGCAGACCAGCAGCAACATCAGCTCTCCCAAAAGCTGGGGCACCGGCAGGCACCTGCCCTCCACCGTGCATCTTCATCCAGACCTCTCATGAGAGCAGACAGAAGGACGAGGtccagacaaagaaagaaagagacgtTTTATTAGCATTGTTACAGCAATGCGTGACATGAAGGGTCCTCGGTGCACAGCCACCCGAGCGCAAGTGGGTGGATCGGAGCGCGATACCCAGTATTTACACCAGC includes these proteins:
- the GRTP1 gene encoding growth hormone-regulated TBC protein 1 isoform X4; the encoded protein is MGVSGAQAQMDQNPGYYQRLLQGERRDRLEEAIRTDMNRTFPDNIRFRKSADPCLQKTLYNVLLAYGRHNQGVGYCQGMNFVAGYLILVTKSEEEAFWLLDALVGRILPDYYSPAMLGLKTDQEVLGELVRTKLPAVAALMDGHGVLWTLVVSRWFICLFVDILPVETVLRIWDCLFNEGSKIIFRVALTLIKQHQAFILEASSVADICERFKEITRGSFVTECHTFMQVSVSLRVSQSACPCALWASASVGPSALPDPPPPRAPAGLQAPWRAPGRLGPRRVRPGSPGRSRNPSEPPSCLEPFPCCRRLWFQMAVLGPSGVAGVCFLSYPRPGTGVYTTQIC
- the GRTP1 gene encoding growth hormone-regulated TBC protein 1 isoform X3; the protein is MALKRYIRKGVPLEHRARVWMGVSGAQAQMDQNPGYYQRLLQGERRDRLEEAIRTDMNRTFPDNIRFRKSADPCLQKTLYNVLLAYGRHNQGVGYCQGMNFVAGYLILVTKSEEEAFWLLDALVGRILPDYYSPAMLGLKTDQEVLGELVRTKLPAVAALMDGHGVLWTLVVSRWFICLFVDILPVETVLRIWDCLFNEGSKIIFRVALTLIKQHQAFILEASSVADICERFKEITRGSFVTECHTFMQVSVSLRVSQSACPCALWASASVGPSALPDPPPPRAPAGLQAPWRAPGRLGPRRVRPGSPGRSRNPSEPPSCLEPFPCCRRLWFQMAVLGPSGVAGVCFLSYPRPGTGVYTTQIC
- the GRTP1 gene encoding growth hormone-regulated TBC protein 1 isoform X1; translation: MESAGRARDRVPRIDPYGFERPEDFDYAAYEEFFSTYLVILTRRAIKWSKLLKGSGRVQRSGTVKRYIRKGVPLEHRARVWMGVSGAQAQMDQNPGYYQRLLQGERRDRLEEAIRTDMNRTFPDNIRFRKSADPCLQKTLYNVLLAYGRHNQGVGYCQGMNFVAGYLILVTKSEEEAFWLLDALVGRILPDYYSPAMLGLKTDQEVLGELVRTKLPAVAALMDGHGVLWTLVVSRWFICLFVDILPVETVLRIWDCLFNEGSKIIFRVALTLIKQHQAFILEASSVADICERFKEITRGSFVTECHTFMQVSVSLRVSQSACPCALWASASVGPSALPDPPPPRAPAGLQAPWRAPGRLGPRRVRPGSPGRSRNPSEPPSCLEPFPCCRRLWFQMAVLGPSGVAGVCFLSYPRPGTGVYTTQIC
- the GRTP1 gene encoding growth hormone-regulated TBC protein 1 isoform X5; protein product: MESAGRARDRVPRIDPYGFERPEDFDYAAYEEFFSTYLVILTRRAIKWSKLLKGSGRVQRSGTVKRYIRKGVPLEHRARVWMGVSGAQAQMDQNPGYYQRLLQGERRDRLEEAIRTDMNRTFPDNIRFRKSADPCLQKTLYNVLLAYGRHNQGVGYCQGMNFVAGYLILVTKSEEEAFWLLDALVGRILPDYYSPAMLGLKTDQEVLGELVRTKLPAVAALMDGHGVLWTLVVSRWFICLFVDILPVETVLRIWDCLFNEGSKIIFRVALTLIKQHQAFILEASSVADICERFKEITRGSFVTECHTFMQKIFSEPGSLSMATITRLRESCRARLLAQG
- the GRTP1 gene encoding growth hormone-regulated TBC protein 1 isoform X2, which gives rise to MPVNTGIRFTCGDRRLEVNRLASTFFTEALLAFPEVRGAAGEPHWGSEALYPERRAPRAPGPCLDGGEWSPGPDGPEPWLLPATPPGRAARQAGGGHQDRYEQDLPGQHKIPEERRSVLTKDPVQRAFGLWAPQPRCGLLPDYYSPAMLGLKTDQEVLGELVRTKLPAVAALMDGHGVLWTLVVSRWFICLFVDILPVETVLRIWDCLFNEGSKIIFRVALTLIKQHQAFILEASSVADICERFKEITRGSFVTECHTFMQVSVSLRVSQSACPCALWASASVGPSALPDPPPPRAPAGLQAPWRAPGRLGPRRVRPGSPGRSRNPSEPPSCLEPFPCCRRLWFQMAVLGPSGVAGVCFLSYPRPGTGVYTTQIC